Part of the Scyliorhinus canicula chromosome 13, sScyCan1.1, whole genome shotgun sequence genome, GGTGCTGAAGCAGGTGCATCCGGACACGGGCATCTCCTCCAAGGCCATGAGCATCATGAACTCCTTCGTGAACGACGTCTTCGACCGTATCGCCTGCGAGGCTTCCCGCCTGGCCCACTACAGCCGGCGCCACACCATGTCCTCCCGGGAGATCCAGACCGCCGTGCGCCTGCTGGTGCCCGGCGAGCTGGCCAAGCACGCCGTCTCCGAGGGCACTAAGGCGGTCACCAAGTACACCAGCTCCAAGTGAATTGGAGCCATTCGCCGCCCAGCCGATCATAAACAACGGCTCTTTTCAGAGCCAACATCACCCACTCTGCACCCGGGAGAGCTCTTGCCTGCAGCTTGTGAGCTGAACGCTAGTTTCCAGCAGTGAAAACCAGCGCAAATTTATGCTCGTGTTCCTTTTTTTATGGCAGCCAATGTCCGCCATCCAAGATCTTGCCCAGGGCGGGGAGACCGTGAGTTAAGTATCTTGTTGATCTTGGTTCCAGGTCTGTCGGTGCTACACCAAGTTTCACAATGATAATCCTGGAATCTAAGCTCTTGGCAATGCCCTGCAGCACTCCTTGACGGCGCAGCACTCAGTACTTTATACCCTGATACTGACCCCCTGGGCGGCAGCATTTCCTCGGTCCTGACCGGACAGCTTTGAGTTATCCAGACCAAAATCCATTCATTACACGGATGCTGTCATTTGCAATTGTCCAGTATTCTTTTCCCCTCCGTGCTGACTGGACGTTCCCTTGGTCCCCGACAGACTgcatcactcagtactgaccctctcaccagccgtaacagcctccccgaacaggcgctggaatgtggtgactaggggattttcactaacTTAATTTGAGGCCTACTGGTGACAGGCGATTTTCGTTTTTTCACATtgcagtactgacccactgacagtgcagcactgcctcagtactgacccactgacagtgcagcactccctcagtactgaccctctgacagtgcagcactccctcagtaatgaccctctgacagttcagcactccctcagtactgaccctctgacagtgcagcactccctcagtactgacactgacaATGCAggactcactcagtactgaccctctgacagggcagcactccctcagtaatgaccctctgacagtgcagcacttcctcagtactgaccctctgacagtgcagcacttcctcagtactgaccctctgacagtgcagcactcactcagtactgaccctctgacagtagcactccctcagtactgaccctctgacagtgcagcactcactcagtaatgaccctctgacagtgcagcactccctcagtactgaccctctgactgcagcattcactcagtactgaccctctgactgcagcactccctcagtaatgaccctgaccgtgcagcactcctgacagcattaacactgcaatgaaattaccgtGAAAAtatcccagtcaccacattccggcacctgttcgggttccgGGGAcgattccgaatgtccaaattacctaaccgccatcattcgggacttgtgggaggaacccggagcacctggagaaacccacgcagacacgggagaacgtgcagactccacagtgacccaagccaggaatcgaacctgggaccctggtgcgatggggtaacagtgctaaccaccataccaCTGAATGTATGTCACTTCCGGCAAACTAACCTAACATTACGGGCTATCTTAAATTGATTCTGGCTGATCAGCCAATTAAGTAACCTGttctcacctccccccacccctcaagaaCCCCTCCCACCAGTGAGCCCCACCATCACCACTCAAGAGGTCCCATGCCACTCGAGCCCCCCCACCACTGGACACCAGTATTCAAGACCCCCCCACCAGTGCTCATATCCCCCTACTCaagacccccccaacccaccactcGAGACACCCCGCCCAAACCCACCTTTCGAGACACCCACACCTCGAGACCCACCACTCAAGacccccaaacccacacctcgagacaccccaaacccaccattcaagacaccccacccaaacccaccactTGAGACCCCCCAAACCTACCACTCAAGCCacacacccccaaacccaccgctcgagaccccccaaacccaccgctcgagacccccccaaacccaccgctCGAGACACCCCAAAACCCACCGCTCGAgacccccccaaaacccaccgCTCGAgacccccccaaaacccaccgCTTGAgaacccccccaaaacccaccgCTCGAGACCCCCCAAAACCCACCACTTGAgaacccccccaaaacccaccgCTCAagacaccccacccaaacccaccactCGAGACCCCCCAAACCTACCACTCAAGACacacacccccaaacccaccgctcaagacccccccaaacccaccgctcaagacccccccaaacccaccgctcaagacccccccccaaacccaccgctcaagaccccccccaaacccaccgctCAAGACCCCCTCCAAACCCACCGCTCaagacccccccaaacccaccgctcaagacccccccaaacccaccgctCAAGACCCCAACACCAGAgcccagaaggacagagtggcacagtggttagcacaagtcccaaaaggtaaGCTGGTGCTTGGGTAACTTgggcattctgaactctccctagGTACTCGAAGAGGCACCTGAATGTGgttactaggggctttcacagtaaccattgcagtgttattgtaaacccacttgtgacaataaagattattataaagaccCTACCACTCGAGCCCcccaccaatccacccaacataaGGACAATTAAAAAGATGCAAGATCTGGAATGTCACCAAATCGTTTAATCTGAATCAAAGCTAACTTGTTCCGTCTTTAAGGTGGTGTGGACTTGACATGTATGGCCGTGATGAAGCGTGTATAACAGCGCCTAGCTGAAGCCATTGCTGGGACTTCTTCACGGTCGGGCACTCTTGTTTAGCCGCTTTGAAGGACAGGTGAACGCAGGGAAAACTATCTGTTCTTCCCGCTGGCTCTCCATTTATAGAGCCGCCGAAAGACGCCAGGACCTCACTGATTGGCCAGTTAGAGGCGGCGCCTCATTGGCGCAGCAAGCACCCCCTTCCCAACTGATTGGTTAAGTCTTACCGTTCAACGGTTGAATCTGATTGGTTGGTTCTGCACGTTCCGATTGGACCGTTTTCAATCCCGACAATTAAATTCCCCAGCCCGGgaaattcaaaactccttcccTCAGTCTTTTTATTCGCCTCCACATTCACCTATCCGTCGTTATTTTTATCCCAATGGTCATCTTGCTGAATTCCGATGCTTCAGTACAACTGACCAACCACTCTCAGGAGTTACACTTGATCATGGTGGCACCAGCATATTCGACTGCTTGGGGCGTCACagtgccaaccctccccccctctccaaaaCATATGCATGCACTCaaggagacagacacactccaggAGATAGGTGTGCACACTCCATACAACTCGGgcggcggcacggtaacacagtggttagcactgtaccagggacccaagtttgattcccagcttggctcactgtctgtgccgagtctgcatgttctccccgtgtctgcgtgggtttccaccgggtgctccggtttcctcccacattccaaagatgtaccggttaggtggattggccttgttaaatagccctgtagtgtccaaacgttaggggggttacggggtgaaggtatgggcttagataggctgctctttcaggagGTGGTgtaaacccgatgggccgaatggcctcagtctgcactgtaaattctatgatcctataactcataggggctggtttagctcactgggctaaatcgctggcttttaaagcaggctagcagcacggtttgattcccataccagcctccccagacaagcaccagaatgtggcgactaggggcttttcacagtaacttcattgaagcctactcgtgacaataagagattttcatttcattttcataggtGCACACTCAGATACTCACACAAATAGATACATTCCAGTGATATTTAGATCAGTTCTGACAGGGAAATCAACTTCACACTTTCAGGTCTTCTGTTGTGATGCAGTGAAGGTCACCAGAATGCGAGAGCTTGCCATGGAGAAGCAGCTAAACAGGCTAGCTTTGGTGGAGTTGGGCCAGCAAGCGTTTTCTGTTGAAACAGTTCAAAACACAGAGAATTTGTAAAGAGGAAACAAGCAAGGCTTTGCACGAGTTCCTGTAACAGTTTTCTGTTTGTCGGATTCAAACAAATTCAAGATTTTGCtatggtccagggtttagagaacccccaaagtgtatcatggagttcaccggacccacaacttttaatagattgtggtatcgggagcacacagcccactctacaggtgtggtacagcagaaatggataagtattttttaaagcaaaacaatgtttattctatgacctcaagttaacctttttaaaacatacagtgaacatcttagcaaccccaaagaatacaacacaaagtaattcttaataacttcccaaacaacatccagaagacaaaataaacaccttttaatagaagcacatcaagtttacattcactactgaaaacatttataattctgaattcaccaaatgatcaagatatagtcttttcatggcagagagaacagcagtacacctgctttgtctggcttcagctccaacactgaaaacaaaactaaaacacaccctgcagcgggcagcatgatcaaagacccctcccacccggcttactcactcttccaacttcttccatcgggcaggagatacagaagtctgcacGACCAGACTCAAAAGCagattcttccccgctgttaccagactcctgaatgaccctcttgtggactgacatcattaatactacacccctgtatgcttcatccgatgccggtacttatgta contains:
- the LOC119976233 gene encoding histone H2B 7-like; translation: MPETGTKVIAKKGAKKAVSKAHHKGDRKRKRARRESYGIYVYKVLKQVHPDTGISSKAMSIMNSFVNDVFDRIACEASRLAHYSRRHTMSSREIQTAVRLLVPGELAKHAVSEGTKAVTKYTSSK